ttgtgagatcccaaatcggttggagaagggaacgaagcattccttataagtgtgtggaaatctcttcctaacaaaGGCGTTTTACAATACATAATGGGTCATACATTTATGCAGCATTCAAACTTATACACCGAATGGTGTAGTTGCTTTTGGCTAGTGAAATATTGAGCACACAGTCCTGTGCTTTGTCTCCGTCAGCAGTAAAGTCTTTTTTTTGTGGGTGTTAGCGGTTGATCTCGAATTCctctttctaaatttttgtctCAATTCATCTTTGTTCTATCTGATTccatctcatctcatctcttttgtttgtttatagCCAAGTACCACAAATTATTGAAGTTTTAGCAGTACcttatatttcaatatttgatgattacaaataaataaagtgtcatcatcatataatctatctatgatattgtttttcaCACATCTGTGACATGGATATATGTATTAAGAATTgaaatctctaaattttttctgTGATAACAGGGTACATTCAAACAAGGTAGAGCCAAGATACTTACGTCAATCAAAAGGAGGTGTCCATGTTGCCAATGTTGGGCAGGCCCCCCTTGAGATGGATAGCTCATTATGGATAAGTGGACCACCGAATGGTTACATTATTtgttagaaagaaagaaattgatcTTTTTTCACTAACTGACAAAAACCCAATTAGgcaatccaatccaattccAGCCCCATTCAGCTTGGGAATTGTTGTTATTCTGGTTTCTGCATGAACAGGTCCCTTTCATGTGTACCTACCTACACTTGTTTACATTGTGCACTCTCCTCAGTTAAAAAAAGGGTTGCCTGACTTcagaagaaaacaactttGGAAACTTTAGAGCTGTTGAATAATTTCCATTGGGGCTTATACTTGGCATGTTTTGTTATAGTTGCAGGAACAAGATCTTGAGATGGAAATATCTTGCCAAGTATGGAATGCTTTTTTGAGGTAAAAATACTTCCTCTATCTCCACCActcatttctattttctcttcttcttttacttcttggtgaacctaacaaaaaaacaaagaacaagagaattCATGTGTGTACGGTTAAAGATGCTTGTTTTCTGTTGTTGTGGCGTGCCTTTTTGGTTGAAGTAACATTTTTTAGTccaatattgtccgttttgacctgTTACTTATCCTTATCAgccttacaattttaaaatgcatttactAGGATAAATTtttacacctttataaggaatgtttcgttccactctcaTTTGGGGggtccaacatccttgctAACACACTGATTGGTGCCTAGCTCTGACCCCATTTATAATAGCTGAAGTCCACctgtaacgacctagatccacAGATAGCATATATATTTgtcatctttgagcttttcctttcgggtttctcctcaagactttaaaaacgcgtctgctaggagaaggtttccacatatttataaatggtgttttgttctcctccccaaccaacgtgggacatcacaccaccattaatagatattgtctgttttgactcgttatATCAGTCTTATAGCCAAGTTTTCACGTTTTGCTTTCCGTGTGGCAGTGGGATTATATTGTCTGACAGCTTGCTGGTCTTGACCCACTCATGGAGCTTGAGACTTATTGAGGAAATTTCTTTGAAGCAAAGGTTGAAATTGTGTGGGCGTTTGTTTTGGGTTTAGCGTTTAATAATGTGTTCCATACAttttgttgttaaaaaaaaaaaaaagaaaatggtggtGTCTGGATTGTCATTATACTTCAACCAACTATGGAGCATACGATTGGATTAAATTAACATCCAATTACCCTCTTCCACGTTTGattattattcattataaacattttaaatcatcatcatcatcattaacttATGGAAACACCTCCAATTTTGTATAACTTGTCAAACATAAAAACCAAACAACATTGGTGACCGCATTACACAAACATTGCACgcatttgtaaaaaataaaaataaaaaacattggtttaaaattaattaataatttcaaccAAGGTGATTTCATTTAGGGTTTAAGATATCTTATatcttttgtatttaattaagCATTGCATTGGAGAATGTGAAGCttagtaattaaattataattaaaggaaaaatgacaaaaaaaaaaaagattctctTCAATAATTGAGTTTATGGAAAGAAGCATATGATTAGTTAATTAACTAATCAATTATGTCCACAGCTGATGCTTTAAATCAGCAGACAAAGAATTTGGCACCCAAATTCAAAGGGTAGTTGGGCAGTTAAGAGGGAGGAGGCTTACTTttcaacgacaagtgagctaagccaatttgttcttacgTCTCCTACGGCCAAGTGACGTATGCTCAAACCTCTGGCCTTggtttaagagaaggttttagaaaacgagggtagagagagattttttaaagagacgttatataagcaagtaagagagtaacaacaacggctcacagtatataaccttgggtagggagaagttgacaactagtcaacATTTCGTGTCTaacaggcctagacatgatttttctgaaacgtcatactccctagaaatacaaaagtaaaacactagaacatgaaaagacataaagggtttggcttgtcatgtgggcaacacgccttggacgagcatgaccgtgacacttaGCTCCCTTAGTGTACTTGTTTGAATTTAGATGGATGATAGAGTGTAAGCAGCCTTTAATTAAGCTTTATAATTTGTGTTTAAGATATGAAGATTTGTATAATTAAATATGTCTTAATCATTGTGGTTTTACTAATGAGAACAGGAAAGCATTACTTACACCCAACGCTCTAATTCAATATTAAGCAGTGAATTCATATTGGTAATGATGGCTGCTTGACAAGGAATCTCTTTCCCactgttcttgattttgacaCCAACAGATGCCAATTTCGTCTGTATTCGATGGggaatggaggaagaagatgggaGAAGCTACAGAAAATGATGGCTCACAACATTTCTTCAGTGCTAACACTGTGAAACTTGACATAAAGTTTAGGAATAACTTCAAATGTTGAAATGCTATGAACTACTTGCCATAATAACATCTAATTTTAGCACAACTTTGCTTctaaaaagaacacaaaattgaactcCATTTTTAGCTTTATCTTAGGCTCCTGAATCATTCTGCTCACTGTAACACAAATGATGATCGTTGATGATATATATGATCATGGTTGGGAATATATCTTCATCGACAATATCATCCTATTGTAAAAAGTAAtagtttctaacatggtatcggAGCTAAGCTCTTAATTTAGcaatgtcaatagaattctcaaatgttgaaTAAAGAAGTAATGAGTTtgaaaggtgtagtcaaaagtgactcaagtgtaaaacaaaatgggtactttgttcgaggactccaaaGAAAGAGTCGAACCTCGGTTAAGGGGAAGCTGTTCGAGAGCTCTATATGCttcaagggaggctctatggtatactttgttcgaagagaagattgttgggaaaagtttccacatcggctaattaagggggttaaatcatgggtttataagaaatacatctccattagtatgagatcttttagaaaaactaaaaacaaagccataaaagcttatgtttaaagtagacaatatcgtaATATTGTGGACATTCGTAGTTCCTAACCATCTATCCGTAATGAAAAGAGTACAATATTTGGATATGTTTGTAGGGGATGTCTATATGGATTATCCCCTGATCTTTAACAGAGGAACTTGATGTTTTGAACAAACATGAAAGTGACCAGCTTGCTAGCTTTGGGGGGACAACCAGAAAGCAATTCCAGAGGAAGGGGAAGGATTTTTCAAAGCAAATGACAAGAGAAGAGCAGCACATACATGGACATGGCAGAAAGAGTTTAAATCCCACTACTTCCTGCCATTGTTGTCCTGTTGCAAGACAGACCCACCCACCATTCGTACATTTGTCAGCATTGAATTTATACACACATGTTTGGCTAATTTTCAATCTAAGAGCTAAGAGTCCCAAAGATAAATAGTTTCCAACATAATTTAGGGTAATTAAAGACATGTTCTTACAATTGATCAAGGAGGATAAAGGGATCTTTTCCCCATCTGTTACACAGAGAAAGTGGATGAGAGTTTTCTATCTGTAACGgataaagagaaagaaaaggaaaaaaaaaaaaaaaagaaacaataaagAGTTGGGGTGTTGCGTTGTGTGGGTTTTTGCGTCACCATCATTGGCTGCACGTGGAAGCCTACAAGGTAAATTCCTCTGTCTCAAACTTCTTGCGAGGCTTTTTCCTTTGCACTACTCTCTCACATTACCTTGTAATTATATATCAATTTCGGGCCGATGCTCATCTTCCACCTTCGTCACTGTCTGCAACAACCCCCCTTCCATTTCCCCCCTTCTTGTCTCTGTAaatttttctatctctttttCCCTATTTCTGTTTCGCTCTGCTATTTCCTGCAGTTTCATCAATCTCAAGACATCATCtcaccattttttcttctaataatCTGTATTTCTTCTGTAATGGggttgtttgttttggttttttatgATCTGGGTATGGGTCCGTTTTCCAATACATCATTTGCTTCACGGACATCGACCCAAATCGAGGGTTTCTGTTCTTGATCCTTGGGCGATGCCCCcataaatgaaattacaatCTAGTTGTCTAAATAACGCTTCGTGCATGTTGGTTCATGTGATAGTGTCATATGGTTTGTGAATGTTTCTTGATCTGTTCGTCTTAAATTTCCATATTTAACACAGTCCAGAGCAACCTATAGATTCTTCAACTGCATGCGGGCCAGTTTTTGTAATGCCCTGAATTTTAGTNAGAGCAACCTATAGATTCTTGAACTGCATGCGGGCCAGTTTTTGTAATGCCCTGAATTTTAGTTCAATGACCATTAGCTATAAGTGGGGGAAGTTCTTCATTGATCTTCTCTGCAAATTTCAAACGATGGTGTAAAATTTAGTGTTCAATCagtcatttttcttctcttccttctgcGCAGGAGTTGTAACTTTGTGAATTATGGCTCTATGTGGGGATCATAAAGATAGAGAGCTAAGGATCCATGAAAGTTTGGAAGAGCTAAGTACTGATTTAGCTGACTATATTGCTGAATTATCAGAGGCATCGGTGAAAGAACGTGGGGTGTTTTCTATAGCGTTGTCTGGTGGTTCACTCATTAGCTTAATGGGGTATGGATggttttgtttccttctctgATTTCAATGAGGCTGTTGCTATAATTTTTGGTGGATGAATAACAGGAAGCTGTGTGAAGCTCCTTACAACAAGACTGTGGACTGGGGCAAGTGGTATATATTTTGGGCTGATGAACGTGTTGTTGCAAAAAGCCATGCCGACAGCAATTATAAGCTTGCTAAGGATAACCTTCTTTCTAAGGTTTGTACTAATGCATCTCTATTGCTTTGCCTACGGTGGGCGCCTTCTCTTTTGGACAATgtgtccttttctttttctgggtCACAAAGTTGTCACTATGTGTTTCTTCTGAATGCCTGAATCACAAAATGAAGCACATCCTATTCTAATTTGAGGACCATGAATGAGCTATAGTGATTCTAACTACTCAAAGAGAAGAATTGGGAAAGTCAGGCTTTACTCCCTCTCAATGGAATCAAGAACTTCGGGATCAACCTCAATGAATTATGGCGTAACGGGCTTGNctttttctttttctgggtCACAAAGTTGTCCCTATGTGTTTCTTCTGAATGCCTGAATCACAAAATGAAGCACATCCTATTCTAATTTGAGGACCATGAATGAGCTATAGTAATCTAATTGAATCAATTTGATAACTACTCAAAGAGAAGAACTTCGGGATCAAGAACTTCGGGATCAACATCAATGAATTATGGCGTAACAGGCTTGGTATAGATTTGTAGCCCGCTCTGGGTCTTTAACCGAAACTGGGACTAGACATGGAAAAGCAATCAACGTCCTCCTCTCCTGAACTGAACCAGAACCGAAACCTTTATAGAATGAAAGAGTTAGAATCAAAGTGAAAACTAGTACAACTTCGGAACCTTTGACTCTATTCCCTGACCTTCCTTCTTACTCAAATGATGATTTTCTTACTCTCATCTACGTAAGTAATTTGTTTGTCCggagaaagaagatttgagTATTAAACTTCTATCTTCAATTCCTTTTTGTTCAAATAGCTCATTACTACTTGGATATGGCCTTCTGGAATTTGCAAATGCATTTGTCAATCTGAAAGCTTAGGGGAGCTAAAACTACAGAGCAATCATTCCTTAGCTTCTTTCCCATGGCTATGTTGCTCTTAGATGTTCTATCTGTCATATACATTAAGTGATAGATCTGTTCTGTATTGTTCTGGGATCATCGCTTTTTCCTTGAAAATATAGAATACTTTcattcaactcaactcaacatAGAGTAGCCTCCTGTCTCAACATCTTTGTTGTTGTCATTTGGTTGCCTTTGNTATGGGATCATCGCTTTTTCCTTGAAAATATAGAATACTTTcattcaactcaactcaacatAGAGTAGCTTCCTGTCTCAACATCTTTGTTGTTGTCATTTGGTTGCCTTTGGACTCTACCTAGGGACAAATTGGTCAAATTGtcggtttctttttgtttcaacaACCCGGATTCCAACCTCCAACCTTTTGGTcgataatataatgttttaactAGTTGAGCTCTGGTGAAAGACATGATTTCCCATGGCTATGTTGCTCTTAGACATAATATAATGTCATTATGACAGGATTTCTTGGTCTTTCAACTCAAAATTGCACTTTTGTTAAGCTACCACTCTGAGTTCTTGAGGTTTTCAGTGCTAACTTTCAACTACCTTATATATGTGACCTCTAATTGTGTCCCAAATATATACATCATCTAGCTTAAACATATGTAGGAAATGGGCAAAAGGTTAGATATTCGAGTATTTACTCCCTCGTCGAACTAAAAATAGGGAGGAACTGACATTGGGAATTCATCTTTGTACCATGTCCTACATTGTTCTATTAACACTAGTCTTAGCTTTTGAAAGGATTTGAGCTGAAACCTTTTGCACAAGTATTTCGAAAGCGTAAACAATTTCACGAACTCTAATCTAataaagatgaagaatccagGAGAAGGcattttgttgttcttgtttcatATACTTGGGAACATTTGTTAGTTTTATTGTAGAACTATGTGGTCTTGCCATATGGCAGCCTTCCAACCAAGACTGTGCCAGTCTGCACGGATAGCTTTGTGTGTGATGTCAACCATTATCATATCTATCTTCTATTTAGCAATACTAATGATCTGTTCTGTTTGTATCACTAGGTGCCAATTGTTCCGAGCCATGTACACTCGATCAATGATTCGGTGTCAGCTGAGGAAGCTGCCGATGAGTACAAGTTTGTCATTCGACAGTCGGTAAAATCCCGCATAGTAAGTGTGTCTGATGTGAGTGACAGCCCCAAGTTTGACCTCATACTACTTGGAATGGGTGCTGATGGCCATGTTGCCTCATTATTTCCCGATCACTCGGTGCTCGAAGAGAAAGATGAATGGGTTGCCTTCATTACCAATTCTCCAAAACCTCCTCCAGAGAGAATCACCTTCACGTTCCCTGTGATCAACTCTGCATCAAACGTGGCCATTGTCGTGACAGGTGAAAACAAAGCAGAGACAGTACATTTGGCCATTGATGATGCAGGAAACGACTCCCCGCTCCTACCTGCAAGGTTGATACAGCCAAGGAAAGGAAAGTTGACATGGTTTTTGGATAAGTATGCAGCTTCAAAACTTGACAATTACCAATTTTCGGAGTAGGCTTAAGCGATTCGTACGACGGTGTATCTCTCTGTGTGTATGTAGTTGATGGATTCAGCAGTTGTGGATGCTGtctcttcatttcatttcaccccttcgtttttgttttgggttaCATTCTCCATTTTGAGTTCTCTTCATTTGTTTGAAGCAGAGAGAGCTAAATAAGGTGTGGTGTTAGTGGAAAAAAGCAGATGGTTTTGTAGGAAAGTTGCTGCTATGTATTTGTAGCATCACTGCAAATTTGTAAAAAGCAGCCTTCACAGATTTATTAaatgtttctcttttctttctcaccTCTCTTCAATACAAATCTTATATAGTTTCTGAGCTCAAGAAATTGGGCATTTGGATTCCATTTTCTAAGCTACAAAGGGATGACATTATTGGAATACTGATTTCAAAAGTTCTAAAGNGGGCATTTGGATTCCATTTTCTAAGCTACAGAGGGATGACATTATTGGAATACTGATTTCAAAAGTTCTAAAGTCCAATCCAATCTACTTCTACTTCTACCTCTGTTCTCTCTTGTCCAATgtgcaaatttttttaagtctaAGTGGTGGATAAGTTTAGGTGACGCATTGNTCTGTTCTCTCTTGTCCAATGtgcaaattttttaaagtccAAGTGGTGGATAAGTTTAGGTGACGCATTGGCCCATTGTGATAAGACCTCTCGTAGTTATTTAATGCTGTGGCTGGTTTCTTGGATCATACAGATGGAAGGCAATGATTgcttgactttttttttctttttttttcaattttttttgccATTGGGACCCTATGAAGACCCATCTNttttgtttgtttttcaattttttttttgccataTTGGGACCCTATGAAGACCCACCTTCAATGGGATAGATCATTCATAGATTTGGAAGTTAGTGTTTGCAGAGTTGAAATGGATGATACTcgattcataattttataatttctctTATGGTCAAAGGATAGTAGGAGTTATCAAACTTGTTAGTCATGACTTTTTATAATAAGTCATAGAAAAAATTTGTCAACAATGGCCACTAACTTCTCTTTGCTTAAACATTCAATCGAAAAATAAGTGGGGTATAGAAACACTTTTCAACAAATTCTTACCGGCACAAAAACAAgttgaataaaagaaagtaatCGTCAAGGTGGTTACTTCTGaagttttgaaacatttatgaGTTGGATCTTAAATTGTAACGATTTTAGTTAAGAAGTATGTATATTTTGTTATGGTAAAGTATCCATCTCAGACATGAATATATCTATACACATGCCCGACATGCCAAACAACATGTTTGAGTTAAGTACTTTCTTTTCCNtctttttttttcaattttttttgccATTGGGACCCTATGAAGACCCATCTTCAATGGGATAGATCATTCAATGGGATAGATCATTCATAGATTTGGAAGTTAGTGGGATAGATCATTCATAG
This genomic window from Cucurbita pepo subsp. pepo cultivar mu-cu-16 chromosome LG01, ASM280686v2, whole genome shotgun sequence contains:
- the LOC111793431 gene encoding probable 6-phosphogluconolactonase 1, encoding MALCGDHKDRELRIHESLEELSTDLADYIAELSEASVKERGVFSIALSGGSLISLMGKLCEAPYNKTVDWGKWYIFWADERVVAKSHADSNYKLAKDNLLSKVPIVPSHVHSINDSVSAEEAADEYKFVIRQSVKSRIVSVSDVSDSPKFDLILLGMGADGHVASLFPDHSVLEEKDEWVAFITNSPKPPPERITFTFPVINSASNVAIVVTGENKAETVHLAIDDAGNDSPLLPARLIQPRKGKLTWFLDKYAASKLDNYQFSE